In Paraburkholderia acidisoli, one DNA window encodes the following:
- a CDS encoding alpha/beta fold hydrolase: MFEGFKEASMQVGDVHIHAIQGGRGPALLLLHGHPQTHAIWHKVAPALAEHFTVVAADLRGYGDSAKPAGQADHANYAKRTMARDQVALMQALGFDAFSVIGHDRGGRVAARMAIDHPEAVTRLVTLDVAPTVAMYEQTSFAFARAYWHWFFLVRPAPFPETLIRADPDLYLKQTIGARSAGLAPFAPEAYAEYLRCLADPATAHGICEDYRASITIDLEHDRADLAAGKRMTCHMLALWGAQGVIEQCFEPLSEWRAWNAAVQGGALPCGHYIPEEAPELLLERVLPFLQQTP; the protein is encoded by the coding sequence ATGTTCGAAGGTTTCAAGGAGGCGTCGATGCAGGTCGGCGACGTCCATATTCATGCGATCCAGGGCGGCCGCGGCCCTGCGCTCCTGCTGCTGCACGGCCATCCGCAAACCCATGCGATCTGGCACAAGGTGGCGCCCGCGCTCGCGGAGCACTTCACGGTGGTGGCCGCCGACCTGCGCGGCTACGGCGACAGCGCCAAACCCGCGGGGCAAGCCGATCACGCCAACTACGCGAAGCGCACCATGGCACGCGATCAGGTTGCGTTGATGCAGGCGCTGGGCTTCGACGCGTTCTCCGTGATCGGTCACGATCGCGGCGGCCGCGTGGCCGCGCGCATGGCCATCGATCACCCCGAGGCGGTTACGCGGCTCGTCACGCTCGACGTCGCCCCCACCGTCGCGATGTACGAGCAGACTTCGTTCGCCTTTGCGCGCGCCTATTGGCACTGGTTCTTTCTGGTGCGCCCCGCGCCGTTCCCGGAAACGCTCATTCGCGCCGATCCCGACCTGTACCTGAAGCAGACCATCGGCGCGCGCAGCGCGGGACTCGCGCCGTTCGCGCCCGAGGCCTACGCGGAGTACTTGCGCTGCCTCGCCGACCCCGCCACCGCGCACGGCATCTGCGAGGACTACCGGGCCTCGATCACGATCGATCTCGAACACGACCGCGCCGATCTCGCGGCGGGCAAACGCATGACATGTCACATGCTCGCGCTGTGGGGGGCACAAGGCGTGATCGAACAATGCTTCGAACCCCTAAGCGAATGGCGCGCCTGGAACGCGGCGGTACAAGGCGGCGCATTGCCTTGCGGCCACTACATTCCCGAGGAAGCGCCCGAATTACTGCTCGAACGCGTACTGCCGTTTCTCCAGCAGACGCCGTGA
- a CDS encoding SDR family oxidoreductase, translated as MDTQTARTDKTILITGASAGIGEGIARVAAAAGARLVLGARRTDRLHALANELRETGAQVVYRALDVTQRESLVDFVAFARETYGRVDVLVNNAGVMPLSLMRSLKLDEWDRMIDVNIRGVLHGIAAVLPVMEAQGHGHIVNISSIGGLSVSPTAAVYCATKYAVRAISDGLRQENDTLRVTCVYPGVVESELAHTITDPAAADLMRTYRQISIQPDAIGRAVLHAITQPADVDTNEIVVRPVRTR; from the coding sequence ATGGACACTCAAACCGCACGTACCGACAAAACGATCCTGATTACCGGCGCGTCCGCCGGCATCGGCGAGGGCATCGCGCGGGTCGCGGCGGCGGCGGGCGCGCGGCTCGTGCTGGGCGCGCGCCGCACCGACCGCCTGCACGCGCTGGCGAACGAGTTGCGCGAAACCGGCGCGCAGGTCGTGTATCGGGCGCTCGACGTCACGCAGCGCGAGTCACTGGTCGACTTCGTGGCGTTCGCGCGCGAGACCTACGGCCGCGTCGACGTGCTCGTAAACAACGCGGGCGTGATGCCGCTCTCGCTCATGCGCTCGCTCAAGCTCGACGAGTGGGACCGCATGATCGACGTGAACATTCGCGGCGTGCTGCACGGCATCGCGGCGGTTTTGCCCGTGATGGAAGCGCAAGGGCACGGACATATCGTGAATATTTCGTCGATAGGCGGCCTGAGCGTCTCGCCCACCGCCGCCGTGTATTGCGCCACCAAATACGCCGTGCGCGCCATCTCGGACGGCCTGCGCCAGGAGAACGACACGCTGCGGGTGACCTGCGTGTATCCGGGCGTGGTGGAATCGGAGTTGGCGCACACCATCACCGACCCCGCCGCCGCCGACCTGATGCGCACGTACCGGCAAATCAGCATTCAGCCGGACGCCATCGGCCGCGCGGTGCTGCACGCCATCACGCAGCCCGCCGACGTCGATACCAACGAGATCGTCGTGCGGCCCGTGCGCACGCGCTGA
- the leuC gene encoding 3-isopropylmalate dehydratase large subunit codes for MSAHTLYRKLVDSHTVSTLDADHVLLYADLHIMNEYTSPQAFTGLREKQLRVRRPRQQMGVVDHVIPTRPVPVPARTIEIVDAARQAANFTRNCVEQGIHLFDIDDPMQGIEHVVAPEIGLIRPGMVVLCGDSHTTTYGALGALGFGIGTSEVEHVLATQTLVYRVAKAMRITVDGTLAAGTTAKDLVLSIIATIGAQGARGYAVEYAGAAIAALSAEARMTLCNMTVEAGARAALIAPDRMTLDYVRRTIRDLDAATLDAACAAWQQLHSDPEAVFDVEHRFDASAVAPFVTWGTSPDQAIPVDGHLPAGTAGTGLDAATLQKALDYIALPAGAAIEGTPIDRVFIGSCTNARIEDLRAVANVVRGRKVAATVRAMVVPGSGMVRDQAEREGIAQVLIDAGFEWRQPGCSMCLAMNDDVLAPGERCASTTNRNFEGRQGRDSQTHLMSPAMAAAAALAGRIVDIRKEFAHG; via the coding sequence ATGTCCGCACATACGCTCTATCGAAAGCTGGTCGACTCGCATACGGTCTCGACCCTCGACGCCGATCACGTGCTGCTGTACGCCGATCTGCACATCATGAACGAATACACCAGCCCGCAAGCGTTCACGGGCCTGCGCGAGAAGCAGTTGCGCGTGCGCCGCCCGCGCCAGCAAATGGGCGTGGTCGATCACGTGATTCCCACGCGCCCGGTGCCGGTACCCGCGCGCACCATCGAGATCGTCGATGCGGCGCGCCAGGCGGCCAACTTCACGCGCAACTGCGTGGAGCAAGGGATTCATCTGTTCGATATCGACGATCCGATGCAAGGCATCGAGCACGTGGTCGCGCCCGAGATCGGCCTGATCCGGCCCGGCATGGTCGTGCTCTGCGGCGACAGCCACACGACCACCTATGGCGCGCTCGGCGCGCTCGGATTCGGCATCGGCACCTCGGAGGTCGAGCACGTGCTCGCCACGCAAACGCTCGTGTATCGCGTGGCGAAAGCCATGCGCATCACCGTGGACGGCACGCTCGCCGCCGGCACCACGGCGAAGGATCTCGTGCTGAGCATCATCGCGACGATCGGCGCCCAGGGCGCGCGCGGTTACGCCGTGGAATATGCGGGCGCAGCCATTGCCGCGCTGAGCGCCGAGGCGCGCATGACCCTGTGCAACATGACCGTCGAGGCCGGTGCGCGCGCCGCGCTGATCGCGCCCGACCGCATGACGCTCGACTACGTGCGCCGTACGATACGCGACCTGGACGCCGCCACGCTCGACGCCGCCTGCGCGGCGTGGCAGCAATTGCACTCGGACCCGGAAGCGGTGTTCGACGTCGAACACCGCTTCGACGCGAGCGCCGTCGCGCCCTTCGTAACGTGGGGCACGAGCCCCGACCAGGCGATTCCGGTGGATGGCCATCTGCCCGCCGGCACGGCCGGCACGGGCCTCGACGCCGCCACGCTGCAAAAGGCGCTCGACTACATCGCGCTGCCCGCCGGCGCGGCGATCGAAGGCACGCCGATCGACCGCGTGTTCATCGGCTCGTGCACGAATGCGCGCATCGAGGATCTGCGCGCGGTGGCGAACGTGGTGCGCGGGCGCAAGGTGGCCGCCACGGTGCGCGCGATGGTCGTGCCGGGCTCGGGCATGGTGCGCGACCAGGCGGAACGCGAAGGCATTGCGCAAGTGTTGATCGACGCGGGCTTCGAGTGGCGGCAGCCGGGCTGTTCCATGTGTCTCGCCATGAACGACGACGTGCTCGCGCCCGGCGAGCGCTGCGCCTCCACGACCAACCGCAATTTCGAAGGCCGTCAAGGCCGCGACAGCCAAACCCATCTGATGAGTCCCGCCATGGCGGCCGCCGCCGCGCTCGCCGGACGTATCGTCGACATTCGCAAGGAGTTCGCTCATGGCTAA
- a CDS encoding LysR family transcriptional regulator translates to MDGFSDLNLFALVARHRNLAAAAREIGVTPPAVSKRLAQLERRLGVRLMNRTTRRLSLTPEGELYLANGSRILDELSELEQLVARGRGEPTGMLRVNASFGFGRTYIAPAISAFIAQYPAMQIQLHLTDRPLNLQEEGFDLGIRFGEAPDARVNARLLLPNRRMACAAPDYLKRHGEPAAPHDLAHHTCIVLRENESAYGTWHFSRGKRTETVKVSGALSSNDGGVALQWALDGRGVVVRSEWEIRRYIQSGALVPLLGAWTLPNADIHAIYLERHRLSAKLRTFIDYLGVFLQTAFTHDAPAKP, encoded by the coding sequence ATGGATGGCTTTTCCGATCTGAATCTGTTCGCGCTGGTCGCGCGGCATCGCAACCTGGCGGCGGCGGCGCGCGAGATCGGCGTGACGCCGCCCGCGGTGAGCAAGCGGCTCGCGCAACTGGAGCGGCGCCTGGGCGTGCGCCTGATGAACCGCACCACGCGGCGCCTGAGCCTGACGCCGGAAGGCGAGCTGTATCTCGCGAACGGCTCGCGGATACTCGACGAGCTTTCGGAGCTGGAGCAACTCGTCGCGCGCGGCCGGGGCGAGCCCACCGGCATGCTGCGCGTGAACGCCTCGTTCGGATTCGGCCGCACGTATATCGCGCCGGCCATCTCGGCGTTCATCGCGCAGTATCCGGCCATGCAGATTCAGTTGCATCTCACCGACCGCCCGCTGAACTTGCAGGAAGAGGGCTTCGATCTGGGCATCCGCTTCGGCGAGGCGCCCGACGCGCGCGTCAATGCGCGCCTGCTGCTGCCGAACCGGCGCATGGCGTGCGCCGCGCCGGATTATCTGAAGCGCCACGGCGAACCCGCCGCGCCGCACGATCTCGCGCACCATACCTGCATCGTGTTGCGCGAGAACGAGTCGGCGTACGGCACGTGGCATTTTTCGCGCGGCAAGCGCACGGAAACGGTGAAGGTGAGCGGCGCGCTGTCGAGCAACGATGGCGGCGTCGCGCTGCAATGGGCGCTCGACGGGCGGGGTGTGGTCGTGCGCTCGGAGTGGGAAATTCGCCGGTATATCCAGAGCGGCGCACTGGTGCCGCTGCTCGGCGCGTGGACGCTGCCCAACGCCGACATCCACGCGATCTATCTCGAACGCCACCGGCTTTCCGCGAAGCTGCGCACCTTCATCGACTATCTGGGCGTATTCCTGCAAACGGCGTTTACGCACGACGCGCCCGCGAAACCGTGA